One region of Tamandua tetradactyla isolate mTamTet1 chromosome 6, mTamTet1.pri, whole genome shotgun sequence genomic DNA includes:
- the GPATCH8 gene encoding G patch domain-containing protein 8 isoform X2: protein MGMGRMEMELDYAEDATERRRVLEVEKEDTEELRQKYKDYVDKEKAIAKALEDLRANFYCELCDKQYQKHQEFDNHINSYDHAHKQRLKDLKQREFARNVSSRSRKDEKKQEKALRRLHELAEQRKQAECAPGSGPMFRPTTVAVDEEGGDDEKDESATISGTGPTATCGLGSEFSTDKGGPFNAVQVTNTTGLAQAPGLASQGISFGIKNNLGTPLQKLGVSFSFAKKAPVKLESIASVFKDHAEEGTSEDGTKADEKGSDQGLQKVGDSDGSGNLDGKKEDEDPQDGGSLASTLSKLKRMKREEGAGATEPEYYHYIPPAHCKVKPNFPFLLFMRASEQMEGDNSAHSKNALESKKSSSPKPKGCIKVAASQGAEKTVSEISEQQKETSIAEPTGPGSKGEIKKALGGDINEQSLESQKASEILMCASNSSKETSQATSAGKESQEGPKHPTGPFFPVLSKDESTALQWPSELLMFTKAEPSISYSCNPLYFDFKLSRNKDARAKGTEKPKDIGGPSKDHLQGLSPGEPNKSKEEGENIVYSSAGRMDAPTSGSACSSLNKQEPGGSHGSETEDTGRSKKERSGKSHRHKKKKKHKKSSKHKRKHKADLEEKSCKVESGEKSKKRKKRKHKKNKSSAPTDSERGPKPEPPGSGSPAPPRRRRRVQDDSQPRSLPTEEGNSGKKDESGGGSSSQDHGGRKHKGEPPTSSCQRRAGTKRSSRSCHRSRPSSGDEDSDEVSSHRQHQKSPSQYSEEEEDSGSEHSRSRSLSGRRHSSHRSSRRSYSSSSDASSDQSCYSRQRSYSDDSYSDYSERSRRHSKRSHDSDDSDYASSKHRSKRHKYSSSDDDYSLSCSQSRSRSRSHSRERSRSRGRSRSSSCSRSRSKRRSRSTTAHSWQRSRSYSRDRSRSTRSPSQRSSSRKGSWGHESPEERRSGRRDFIRSKIYRSQSPHYFRSSRGEGPGKKENGRGDDSKGTGPPSQNSNTGTGRGSDGECSPEDKNSVTAKLLLEKIQSRKVERKLSVSEEVLATPNKAGLKLKDPPQGYFGPKLPPSLGNKPVLPLIGKLPTTRKPNTKKCEESGLEKGEEQEQSETEEGPPGSSDAQFGYPFPSEETAGPLSDPPPPEEPKSEEATADHPVAPLGTPAHSDCYPGDPTISHNYLPDPSDGDTLESLDSSSQPGPVESSLLPIAPDLEHFPNYAPPSGDPSIESTDGAEDASLAPLESQPITFTPEEMEKYSKLQQAAQQHIQQQLLAKQVKAFPASAALAPATPALQPIHIQQPATASATSITTVQHAILQHHAAAAAAAIGIHPHPHPQPLAQVHHIPQPHLTPISLSHLTHSIIPGHPATFLASHPIHIIPASAIHPGPFTFHPVPHAALYPTLLAPRPAAAAATALHLHPLLHPIFSGQDLQHPPSHGT from the exons AGATTGAAAGATCTCAAGCAGAGGGAGTTTGCTCGAAATGTCTCTTCAAGATCCCGCAAGGatgagaagaaacaggaaaaagccCTTCGGCGGCTCCATGAGTTGGCAGAGCAAAGAAAACAAGCTGAATG TGCACCTGGAAGTGGTCCCATGTTCAGACCAACCACAGTGGCTGTAGATGAAGAAGGTGGAGATGATGAAAAGGATGAATCAGCTACAATCAGTGGCACAGGTCCCACTGCTACTTGTGGCCTGGGATCTGAATTTTCCACAGACAAAGGAGGCCCTTTCAATGCAGTACAAGTCACTAATACCACAGGACTAGCACAGGCTCCTGGGTTGGCCTCCCAAGGCATCAGCTTTGGCATTAAGAATAATTTGGGTACTCCATTGCAAAAATTGGGGGTGTCATTTTCCTTTGCCAAGAAGGCTCCTGTCAAACTCGAATCAATAGCATCAGTTTTCAAAGACCATGCAGAAGAAGGGACTTCTGAAGATGGAACAAAAGCTGACGAGAAGGGTTCTGACCAAGGACTGCAGAAGGTTGGAGACTCTGATGGTAGTGGTAACCTTGATGGTAAAAAAGAGGATGAAGATCCTCAGGATGGAGGGTCCCTTGCCTCAACATTATCtaagttaaaaagaatgaaacgaGAAGAAGGAGCTGGGGCTACAGAACCAGAATATTACCACTACATCCCCCCAGCACACTGCAAAGTAAAACCTAATTTTCCCTTCCTACTCTTTATGAGAGCCAGTGAACAAATGGAAGGTGATAATAGTGCACACTCAAAGAATGCCctagaaagcaaaaaaagtagTTCTCCCAAGCCTAAAGGCTGCATCAAGGTGGCAGCAAGCCAAGGAGCAGAAAAGACCGTTAGTGAAATCTCCGAGCAGCAGAAGGAAACCAGTATAGCTGAGCCAACAGGTCCTGGAAGCAAAGGTGAGATAAAGAAGGCCTTAGGAGGGGATATAAATGAGCAGAGCTTAGAGAGTCAGAAGGCTTCAGAGATTCTTATGTGTGCATCTAATTCTTCTAAAGAAACATCTCAGGCCACCTCAGCAGGGAAGGAAAGCCAGGAGGGACCAAAACATCCTACTGGTCCCTTCTTCCCAGTTTTGAGCAAAGATGAAAGCACTGCCCTCCAGTGGCCATCAGAACTATTGATGTTCACCAAGGCAGAACCCTCCATTTCATACAGTTGTAACCCTTTATACTTTGACTTTAAACTTTCAAGGAACAAAGATGCCAGAGCTAAAGGGACAGAAAAACCAAAGGATATAGGAGGCCCCTCAAAAGACCATCTTCAAGGCCTTAGTCCCGGGGAACCAAATAAAAgcaaggaggaaggagagaatatAGTATATTCCTCAGCAGGTAGAATGGATGCACCCACTTCAGGTTCTGCCTGTAGCAGCTTGAACAAGCAGGAGCCTGGGGGCAGCCATGGTTCAGAGACAGAAGACACAGGTAGAAGCAAGAAAGAACGATCTGGGAAGTCCCAtcgacataaaaagaaaaagaagcacaaaaaaTCCAGCAAACACAAACGAAAACACAAGGCTGATCTAGAAGAGAAAAGCTGCAAGGTAGAGTCTGGTGAGAAGTCTAAGAAGCGCAAGAAACGAAAACACAAGAAGAATAAGTCATCAGCCCCTACCGACTCTGAACGGGGCCCCAAACCAGAACCCCCTGGGAGTGGCAGCCCTGCACCACCAAGGAGACGGCGACGAGTTCAAGATGATTCCCAGCCAAGATCCCTCCCAACTGAAGAGGGTAACAGTGGCAAGAAGGATGAAAGCGGAGGTGGCAGCAGCTCCCAAGATCATGGTGGGAGGAAACACAAAGGTGAACCTCCAACTTCATCCTGCCAGCGAAGAGCTGGCACAAAACGGAGCAGCCGATCCTGCCATCGAAGCCGACCCAGTAGTGGAGATGAGGATAGTGATGAGGTCTCATCACATAGGCAGCACCAGAAGTCTCCATCCCAGTATAGTGAGGAGGAGGAAGACTCGGGCAGTGAGCATTCCCGTAGTCGCTCACTCTCTGGCCGGCGCCATTCCTCACATCGTTCCTCCCGACGTTCTTACTCCAGTAGCTCAGATGCTTCTTCAGATCAGAGCTGCTATAGTAGACAGCGCAGTTACTCTGATGACAGTTACAGTGACTATAGTGAGCGATCACGAAGGCACTCCAAGCGCTCCCATGACTCTGATGACTCAGACTATGCCAGCTCCAAGCACCGGTCCAAACGTCACAAATACTCATCTTCTGATGATGACTATAGCCTCAGTTGCAGCCAGTCCCGAAGCCGATCTCGGAGCCATTCCAGGGAGCGGTCAAGATCTCGGGGCCGCAGCCGCAGCAGCAGTTGTAGTCGCAGCCGGAGCAAACGGAGAAGTCGAAGCACCACAGCCCACAGCTGGCAGCGAAGCCGGAGCTATAGCCGGGACCGCAGCCGCAGCACCAGGAGCCCTTCCCAGAGATCCAGCTCCAGGAAAGGCTCATGGGGTCATGAGAGCCCTGAAGAGAGGCGTTCTGGTCGTCGGGACTTCATTCGCTCCAAGATCTATCGCTCCCAGTCCCCCCACTATTTCCGATCAAGCAGAGGAGAAGGTcctgggaagaaggaaaatggcagaGGAGATGACAGTAAAGGGACAGGTCCACCCTCCCAGAACAGCAACACTGGTACAGGAAGGGGGTCAGATGGTGAATGCAGCCCTGAAGACAAGAATTCCGTTACTGCCAAGCTGCTACTAGAGAAAATCCAGTCAAGGAAAGTAGAAAGGAAACTCAGTGTGAGTGAGGAGGTGCTGGCCACCCCTAATAAAGCTGGACTCAAACTCAAGGACCCACCACAAGGTTACTTTGGGCCCAAGCTCCCTCCTTCTCTTGGCAATAAGCCTGTCCTTCCACTGATAGGAAAACTCCCAACTACCCGAAAGCCCAACACCAAGAAATGTGAAGAGTCTGGCttagaaaagggggaagagcaagaACAGTCAGAGACGGAAGAGGGGCCCCCAGGGAGTAGCGATGCCCAATTTGGGTATCCATTCCCCTCAGAGGAAACAGCTGGCCCCTTATCAGACCCTCCCCCTCCAGAAGAGCCAAAGTCTGAAGAAGCTACTGCTGATCACCCTGTGGCTCCACTGGGTACCCCAGCACACTCTGACTGTTATCCTGGGGACCCAACCATCTCCCATAACTACCTCCCTGACCCCAGTGATGGGGATACTCTAGAGTCCCTGGATAGTAGCAGTCAACCAGGCCCTGTGGAATCCAGCTTGCTACCTATAGCTCCAGATCTTGAGCACTTCCCCAATTATGCACCTCCCAGTGGGGATCCTAGCATTGAGTCAACAGATGGGGCTGAAGATGCCTCACTGGCCCCTCTAGAGAGCCAGCCTATCACCTTCACTCCTGAGGAGATGGAGAAGTATAGTAAGCTCCAGCAGGCCGCACAGCAGCACATCCAGCAACAGCTTCTGGCCAAGCAAGTAAAGGCCTTTCCAGCCTCAGCTGCCCTGGCCCCAGCTACTCCAGCCCTGCAGCCCATCCACATTCAGCAGCCAGCCACAGCCTCTGCCACCTCCATCACAACTGTTCAGCATGCCATACTGCAACATCATGCTGCAGCAGCCGCTGCTGCCATTGGCATTCACCCCCACCCTCATCCTCAGCCTCTTGCCCAAGTACATCACATTCCCCAGCCCCACCTGACCCCGATTTCGTTGTCTCACCTTACTCACTCAATCATCCCTGGCCACCCTGCCACCTTCCTCGCTAGTCATCCAATCCACATCATTCCTGCCTCAGCCATCCATCCTGGGCCCTTCACGTTCCACCCTGTCCCACATGCTGCCCTCTACCCAACTTTACTTGCCCCACGACCTGCTGCAGCAGCTGCCACTGCCCTTCACCTTCACCCACTGCTTCATCCCATCTTCTCAGGTCAGGATCTACAGCACCCCCCTAGCCATGGCACATGA
- the ITGA2B gene encoding integrin alpha-IIb, whose product MARALYPLQALWLLEWAQLLLGPGAAPPASALNLDPLRFTLYTGPNDSHFGFSLDFYKDSHGSVAIVVGAPRTLGRNLEETGGVFLCPWRAEGNQCTSLPFDFRDETQNIGSQTFQTFKAGQGLGASVVSWSDNIVACAPWQHWNALEKNDEAEKTPVGSCFVAQVQSGRRVEYAPCRANTMSRVYVKNNFSGDRRYCEAGFSSVVTQAGELVLGAPGGYFFVGLLARAPLTDIVSSYRRGTVLWHVPTQSFTFDSSNPEYFDGYRGYSVAVGEFDGNPSTTEYVVGAPTWSWTLGAVEILDSYYQTLHQLSGEQMASYFGHSVAVTDVNGDGRHDLLVGAPLYMANRADRKLAEVGRVYLFLQPRVSHPLGTASVLLTGTQLYGRFGSAIAPLGDLDRDGYNDVAVAAPYGGPSGRGQVLVFRGQSEGLSSFPSQVLDSPFPTGSGFGFSLRGATDIDDNGYPDLLVGAYGVSKVVVYRAQPVVVAKVQLLVQDSLNPAVKDCVLPQTSTQVSCFNIQMCVGATGHNIPQKLRLNAELQLDRQKLRQGRRVLLLGSQQASTTLHLDLGGRHSPICHTIIAFLRDEADFRDKLSPIVLSLNVSLQPEESGMAPALVLHGDTHIQEQTRIILDCGDDNLCVPQLRLTANVTGSPLLIGADNVLQLQMAAANEGEGAYEAELAVRLPPGAHYMRALSDLEGFERLICNQKKENETKVVLCELGNPMKKEAWMGITMLVSVGDLEEAGEDVSFQMQIKSKNSQNPNSEIVVLDVPVRAQAHMELRGNSFPASLVVAAEEGDRKENSSDSWGPKVEHTYELHNNGPGTVSGLRLSLHLPGQSQTSDLLYILDVQPQGGLQCSSQPPFNPLKLDLGLPTPSPSAVYPVHHKRERRQAFLPGSQQPSELRDPVLLSCDSAPCTVVQCELREMARGQRAMVTVRAFLWLPSLHQRPLDQFVLQSKAWFNVSALPYAVPALSLPNGTALVQTQLLRVLEEREIPIWWVLIGVLGGLLLLTLLVLAMWKVGFFKRNRPPLEEDDEE is encoded by the exons ATGGCCAGAGCTTTGTATCCACTGCAAGCCCTATGGCTCCTAGAGTGGGCACAGCTGCTCTTGGGACCCGGTGCTGCCCCTCCAGCCTCGGCCTTGAACTTGGATCCACTGCGGTTCACCCTTTATACAGGCCCCAATGACAGCCACTTTGGGTTTTCATTGGACTTCTACAAGGACAGCCATGGGAG TGTGGCCATCGTGGTGGGCGCCCCACGGACCCTGGGCCGCAACCTGGAGGAGACGGGCGGCGTGTTCCTGTGCCCCTGGAGGGCCGAGGGCAACCAGTGCACCTCGCTGCCCTTTGACTTCA GGGATGAAACCCAAAACATAGGCTCCCAAACCTTCCAAACCTTCAAGGCCGGGCAAGGACTGGGGGCGTCGGTCGTCAGTTGGAGCGACAACATTGTG GCCTGCGCTCCCTGGCAACACTGGAACGCCCTAGAAAAGAACGATGAGGCCGAGAAGACGCCGGTAGGGAGCTGCTTCGTGGCTCAGGTCCAGAGCGGCCGCCGTGTGGAGTACGCTCCCTGCCgggccaacacgatgagcagagTTTACGTGAAGAATAACTTCA GCGGAGACAGGCGCTACTGTGAAGCGGGTTTCAGCTCCGTAGTCACCCAG GCTGGGGAGCTGGTACTTGGGGCCCCTGGCGGCTATTTTTTCGTAG GTCTCCTGGCCCGCGCTCCACTCACCGACATAGTCTCGAGTTACCGCCGGGGCACTGTCTTGTGGCACGTGCCCACCCAGAGCTTCACCTTCGACTCCAGCAACCCAGAATACTTCGATGGCTACCGGG GGTATTCGGTGGCTGTGGGCGAGTTCGACGGGAACCCCAGTACCACAG AGTATGTCGTCGGTGCCCCCACCTGGAGCTGGACCCTGGGAGCG GTGGAGATTTTGGACTCCTACTACCAGACGCTGCACCAGCTGTCTGGAGAGCAG ATGGCTTCATATTTCGGGCACTCGGTGGCCGTCACTGACGTCAATGGGGATGG GAGGCATGACCTGCTAGTGGGCGCACCGCTGTACATGGCGAACCGTGCTGACCGCAAGCTGGCGGAAGTGGGGCGTGTGTACCTGTTCCTGCAGCCTCGTGTCTCCCACCCGCTGGGCACCGCCAGTGTCCTGCTAACTGGTACACAGCTCTATGGACGATTTGGCTCCGCCATCGCGCCCCTGGGTGACCTGGACCGAGATGGCTACAACG ATGTGGCAGTGGCTGCCCCCTACGGGGGACCCAGTGGTCGGGGCCAGGTGCTGGTGTTCCGGGGTCAGAGTGAAGGCCTGAGCTCATTCCCATCCCAGGTCCTGGacagccccttccccacaggctctGGCTTTGGCTTCTCCCTTCGAGGTGCCACAGACATTGATGACAACGGATACCCAG ACCTGCTAGTGGGAGCTTATGGGGTCAGCAAGGTGGTTGTGTACAG GGCTCAGCCGGTGGTGGTGGCCAAGGTCCAGCTCCTGGTGCAAGATTCACTGAATCCTGCTGTGAAGGATTGTGTTCTGCCCCAGACCAGCACACAAGTGAGCTG CTTCAACATCCAGATGTGTGTGGGAGCCACCGGGCACAACATTCCTCAGAAGCTGC GCCTAAATGCCGAGCTGCAGCTGGACCGGCAGAAGTTACGCCAAGGCCGGCGGGTGCTCCTGCTGGGCTCTCAGCAGGCGAGCACCACCCTGCATCTGGACCTGGGCGGAAGACACAGCCCCATCTGCCACACCATCATAGCCTTCCTCCGA GATGAGGCAGACTTCCGGGACAAGCTGAGCCCCATCGTGCTCAGCCTCAATGTGTCCCTGCAGCCTGAGGAGTCTGGAATGGCCCCTGCTCTCGTGCTGCATGGAGACACCCACATCCAGGAGCAG ACTCGCATTATCCTGGACTGTGGGGATGACAACCTGTGTGTGCCCCAACTTCGGCTCACTGCCAACGT GACCGGTTCCCCACTCCTTATCGGGGCTGACAACGTGCTGCAGCTGCAGATGGCCGCTGCCAACGAGGGCGAGGGGGCCTATGAAGCCGAGCTGGCTGTGCGTCTGCCCCCGGGGGCCCACTACATGCGAGCCCTCAGCGACCTTGAG GGCTTTGAAAGGCTCatctgtaaccaaaagaaggaGAATGAGACCAAGGTGGTGCTGTGTGAGCTGGGCAATCCCATGAAGAAGGAGGCCTGG ATGGGAATCACGATGTTGGTGAGTGTGGGGGACCTAGAAGAAGCTGGGGAGGACGTGTCCTTCCAGATGCAGATCAAGAG CAAAAACAGCCAGAATCCAAACAGTGAGATCGTGGTGCTGGACGTGCCAGTCCGGGCACAGGCCCATATGGAGCTGCGAGG GAACTCCTTTCCAGCCTCTCTGGTGGTAGCGGCAGAAGAAGGTGACAGGAAGGAAAACAGCTCGGACAGCTGGGGTCCCAAAGTGGAGCACACCTATGAG CTCCACAACAATGGCCCTGGTACTGTAAGTGGCCTCCGCCTCAGCCTCCACCTTCCTGGCCAGTCCCAGACCTCTGACCTGCTCTACATCCTGGATGTGCAGCCCCAGGGGGGGCTCCAGTGCTCCTCACAGCCTCCCTTCAACCCGCTCAAG TTGGACTTGGGGCTGCCTACCCCCAGCCCGTCTGCAGTTTACCCGGTCCATCACAAGCGGGAGCgaaggcaagcattcctgccagGCTCTCAGCAGCCCTCGGAACTCCGGGATCCAGTTCTCCTG AGCTGCGACTCAGCGCCCTGCACTGTGGTGCAGTGTGAGCTGCGGGAGATGGCGCGCGGGCAGCGAGCCATGGTCACCGTGCGGGCCTTCCTGTGGCTGCCCAGCCTCCACCAG AGGCCACTAGATCAGTTTGTCCTGCAGTCCAAGGCCTGGTTCAATGTCTCTGCTCTTCCCTACGCTGTGCCTGCCCTCAGCCTGCCCAATGGGACAGCTCTT GTGCAGACGCAGTTGCTCCGGGTTTTGGAGGAGAGAGAGATTCCAATCTGGTGGGTTCTGATCGGCGTACTGGGTGGTCTGCTGCTGCTCACGCTGCTGGTCCTGGCCATGTGGAAG GTTGGCTTCTTCAAGCGGAATCGGCCCCCCCTGGAAGAAGATGACGAAGAGTAG